A region of Centropristis striata isolate RG_2023a ecotype Rhode Island chromosome 17, C.striata_1.0, whole genome shotgun sequence DNA encodes the following proteins:
- the c17h4orf54 gene encoding uncharacterized protein C4orf54 homolog, with protein MKSEQSCVKTPATLREIKDLLQKTAHGEEDAPEKQDESKYVDLELVDVDTGGTKPEKDYCFGEGNQMSVLINNSGAGALRARETNQKLAKKTHVETNMKEDSGDGTRVGEITEGPSDPPSSSYLRCLNAKSEDCFKTGDKSERNITRNDVSKIEDNRKTQRDEELDCGDNDLSGINESDDYTEDDDVILVLSDHCFPGVTEDESHYITTHEIQLSELSDHEEDYDLGVGSSTSWDTEDANQVYSFVDYASFDGDGERGDRGDGHQPPRAQGAAATVSTLLESDLCDAAKFTSSDESLSKLQEQQQCSGNSAGQIHLSISTTSRAINDPSNIREKENILYHARRAGDTSQYVFRGVDGKAGTLSDRAKCFIAAPGRLHFGRKLRGKEVTEYSSGASSAELDDADKEVRNLTAKAFKSLAYPYFDAINFSTSSESSTSEHGKGINRWSTFVDLKYGNMNISQGLDKHVISHQNSTASFEIAKNIDKRGCKDIALANIKPPTSKIFTLNGTPHNASSSSKQIELMGKFSQGHSGVIRLTETLNFRCNVKSGMPGGERHTNFSQNAAGSRSTDEVTNSLPSGQRRGANKSSKTMEDTHKKAIFASSLLKNVISKKMQFEQERKMERGEISETHPTPSPCFAHQERDSHREKGSGELHRQSSRFSESSSDYTIMCVDELGDIVDSGSCKSDPRRRDTAAPAPETNLEPTNEDGIDTKKSALEASKSTLLRSQNSAFRCWKDEELEFQRDHKNDKTLEKSPSANDKESEGDLYSVRGGKLTKMSHLFVPSIQLLSSEGEVGHQRHNRNYSPHGDGGGTQLRSDNTLYIANPRSVSTSKSPEIKINLRSVRDNTTEPFGVSKLRAPNIGCNATSLVRTDDFKCQALGTALKGESSDKVPHFMVRDIRDNKGKLQTPIHQVRDVRKLVKSSYHFVSLDNNDSHSEQKSQMSHRNPNSVSPIVIKCQSVNTNNNGKCSGNLTELSKQEQLDVDRLSPEGAKNVPLQRAAGRAPIGYSNNSSDEVIGLRIESRAASRKQDKISDITDKKPESKMANQGALEKLQAAVKTMEQLYVFERNEWKRKNEPHVLTDSHVLSLIASEEHGGHEEEGMRVDKMVRRDSCPYNSKTPPAKAASPSTDSLLRQEDPAMILQTHGSHDNRLVNKSIPTTNTTRDKNVFSLSSSLTASAMGKTPQPNTITQTPFSTKSFVPKSHKLPMSLKISQMALSGNEEVESKEVERSTQELLSAAADSENYLTIPVKSQTSSNKQASAADKTSVYTFTPQTQPATPSGHLGSSARGLEDHNQSPKSIVMDTCLPESPSATIYHTLPLGMATNQPQVYCFSPAITPAPTLDTFQTTQRKMLLDPTTGNYYLVDTPVQPATKRLFDPETSQYVDVPMPQPPMTPVPMPISPLALSSGAYGQTYMIYPGFMPTPSVIPARTLVQSHMSMQSEVDSGDKALSQQPEGMYIESPFYMATGRSSQVAYAAQQQATTNRPPQGFPSVKQPVISITSQQGPRIIAPPSFDGTTMSFVVEHR; from the coding sequence ATGAAAAGCGAGCAAAGCTGCGTGAAGACGCCTGCGACGCTCCGGGAGATCAAAGATCTGCTCCAAAAAACGGCGCACGGAGAAGAGGATGCCCCGGAGAAGCAAGACGAAAGCAAATACGTCGATTTGGAATTAGTGGACGTTGACACAGGCGGTACAAAACCAGAGAAAGACTATTGCTTTGGTGAAGGAAACCAAATGTCTGTTCTTATTAACAACAGCGGTGCCGGAGCTCTGCGCGCAAGGGAAACAAACCAGAAGTTGGCGAAGAAAACCCATGTTGAAACTAACATGAAAGAGGACTCTGGAGATGGGACACGTGTAGGAGAAATCACGGAGGGTCCCTCTGATCCACCTTCATCATCATATCTCCGCTGTCTTAACGCAAAGTCAGAGGATTGCTTCAAAACAGGAGACAAAAGCGAGCGCAACATTACGCGGAACGACGTGTCCAAAATAGAAGacaacagaaagacacaaagagatgaGGAATTAGACTGTGGTGATAATGATCTGAGCGGGATTAATGAGTCGGATGATTATACGGAGGATGATGATGTTATTTTGGTGCTTTCCGACCACTGCTTCCCGGGCGTAACGGAAGATGAGTCTCATTACATTACCACGCACGAGATCCAGCTCTCGGAGCTATCTGACCACGAGGAGGATTACGACCTCGGGGTGGGCTCCTCCACCAGCTGGGACACTGAGGATGCCAACCAGGTGTACTCTTTTGTCGATTACGCCTCTTTTGACGGTGATGGAGAGAGGGGGGACAGGGGGGATGGCCACCAGCCTCCTCGCGCTCAGGGCGCAGCAGCAACAGTCAGCACTCTGCTGGAAAGTGATCTGTGCGACGCGGCCAAATTCACCAGCTCAGATGAGAGTTTATCAAAGCTCCAGGAGCAGCAACAGTGCAGTGGCAACAGTGCAGGACAGATCCACCTGTCAATCAGCACCACTTCTCGGGCTATAAATGACCCTAGCAACATCCGAGAAAAGGAAAATATCCTTTATCATGCCAGGCGCGCTGGGGATACGAGTCAATATGTTTTTAGAGGAGTAGATGGGAAGGCAGGGACGTTGAGTGACAGGGCGAAGTGTTTCATAGCCGCGCCCGGGCGCTTACACTTTGGCCGCAAATTGAGGGGAAAAGAGGTCACCGAGTATTCCAGCGGTGCCTCCAGCGCTGAGCTAGACGACGCTGACAAGGAGGTGCGCAACCTGACAGCCAAGGCCTTCAAGAGCCTGGCTTATCCTTACTTTGATGCCATTAATTTCAGCACCTCCAGTGAGTCATCTACATCAGAGCACGGGAAAGGGATAAACAGGTGGTCCACGTTTGTCGACCTGAAATATGGCAATATGAATATTTCACAGGGACTGGACAAACATGTTATTTCCCATCAAAATTCAACGGCTTCATTTGAAATAGCCAAAAATATAGATAAAAGAGGTTGTAAGGACATAGCTCTGGCAAATATCAAACCGCCCACCAGCAAGATCTTCACTCTGAATGGGACCCCCCACAACGCATCGTCATCTTCAAAGCAAATAGAGCTGATGGGGAAATTTAGTCAGGGCCACAGTGGAGTGATTAGACTCACAGAGACTCTGAATTTTCGTTGCAATGTTAAATCGGGGATGCCAGGGGGAGAAAGGCACACTAACTTTTCACAAAACGCAGCAGGATCACGTTCCACGGATGAAGTTACCAACAGTTTGCCGAGCGGCCAGAGGAGAGGGGCCAACAAGTCCTCTAAAACCATGGAAGACACACACAAGAAAGCCATATTCGCATCGAGTCtgctcaaaaatgtaatttctaaaAAGATGCAGTTCGAACAGGAGCGCAAAATGGAAAGAGGGGAGATAAGTGAGACACACCCGACGCCTTCCCCGTGCTTTGCGCACCAGGAGAGGGACAGCCACAGGGAGAAGGGCAGCGGGGAACTGCACAGACAGAGCTCCAGATTTTCAGAGAGCAGCTCTGACTACACTATAATGTGCGTGGATGAACTAGGGGACATCGTGGACAGTGGCTCATGCAAGAGCGACCCTCGAAGACGAGACACAGCAGCTCCCGCACCAGAAACTAATTTGGAACCGACAAATGAAGACGGAATCGATACTAAAAAAAGCGCATTGGAAGCGTCCAAAAGCACATTGCTACGCAGCCAAAATAGCGCGTTCAGATGTTGGAAGGACGAGGAGCTAGAGTTTCAAAGGGATCATAAAAACGACAAAACTCTGGAGAAGTCGCCTTCAGCTAACGACAAAGAGAGTGAAGGGGATCTGTATTCAGTGAGAGGCGGGAAACTGACTAAAATGTCACATTTGTTTGTGCCAAGTATCCAACTGCTGTCAAGTGAAGGAGAAGTGGGACATCAGCGCCACAACAGGAATTATTCTCCACATGGAGACGGAGGAGGGACACAGCTTCGCTCTGACAACACGCTGTACATCGCAAACCCCAGGAGTGTGTCTACGTCTAAATCTCcggaaattaaaattaatttaagaaGCGTCAGAGACAATACAACGGAGCCTTTTGGCGTCTCAAAACTGCGCGCTCCTAATATAGGCTGTAACGCAACCAGCCTCGTCAGAACAGATGACTTCAAATGCCAGGCACTGGGTACAGCTTTGAAGGGTGAGTCGTCAGATAAAGTGCCGCATTTCATGGTAAGAGACATTAGagataataaaggaaagctgcAGACGCCAATACACCAAGTGAGAGACGTGCGTAAATTGGTTAAAAGTTCctatcactttgtttctttggaTAACAACGACAGTCATTCAGAGCAAAAAAGCCAAATGTCCCATCGAAATCCTAATTCTGTTTCCCCTATAGTGATCAAATGTCAGTCTGTGAATACAAATAATAACGGAAAATGTTCTGGAAATCTTACTGAGTTATCGAAACAGGAACAGCTTGACGTGGACAGGTTGTCTCCAGAGGGCGCTAAAAATGTTCCGTTGCAAAGGGCAGCAGGGAGAGCACCCATAGGTTACTCCAATAATTCCTCAGATGAAGTCATTGGTTTGCGAATTGAAAGCAGAGCAGCTTCAAGGAAACAGGATAAAATATCAGATATCACAGATAAGAAACCTGAGTCTAAGATGGCAAACCAGGGGGCTTTGGAAAAACTCCAGGCTGCTGTGAAAACCATGGAGCAGCTCTATGTATTTGAAAGAAATGAATGGAAAAGGAAGAATGAGCCGCATGTCCTGACAGACAGTCACGTGCTTTCACTGATAGCCAGTGAAGAACATGGAGGACATGAAGAGGAGGGGATGAGAGTGGACAAGATGGTCAGAAGAGACTCCTGTCCCTACAACAGCAAGACGCCACCAGCAAAAGCAGCGTCCCCCAGCACTGACAGCCTACTGAGGCAAGAGGACCCCGCCATGATCTTGCAGACTCATGGCAGCCATGATAACAGGCTGGTCAATAAGTCAATTCCAACCACTAACACCACAAGGGACAAAAACGTGTTCAGCCTCAGCTCTAGCCTTACGGCCTCCGCAATGGGAAAGACACCCCAGCCAAACACCATCACACAAACACCTTTCAGCACCAAAAGCTTTGTGCCAAAGTCCCATAAACTACCAATGTCCTTAAAAATCAGCCAGATGGCACTAAGTGGAAATGAAGAAGTTGAATCAAAGGAGGTAGAGAGGTCCACACAAGAGCTCTTGAGCGCTGCAGCTGACAGTGAAAACTACCTAACCATTCCTGTCAAGTCTCAGACCAGCAGCAACAAACAAGCCTCGGCTGCTGATAAAACATCAGTGTACACATTTACCCCCCAGACACAACCAGCCACTCCTTCAGGACACTTGGGATCCAGCGCTAGGGGTTTAGAAGATCATAACCAGTCCCCTAAAAGCATAGTGATGGACACGTGCTTACCAGAGAGCCCTTCTGCTACCATTTACCACACTTTGCCATTAGGCATGGCCACCAATCAGCCTCAGGTCTACTGCTTCTCTCCAGCCATCACCCCTGCTCCCACTCTGGACACCTTCCAGACCACCCAGAGGAAGATGCTCCTGGATCCTACCACTGGAAACTACTACCTGGTGGACACTCCTGTGCAGCCAGCCACTAAGCGCCTCTTTGACCCTGAAACAAGCCAGTATGTGGACGTTCCCATGCCGCAACCTCCTATGACCCCGGTGCCCATGCCGATCTCACCTTTGGCCCTCAGTTCAGGAGCTTATGGACAGACCTACATGATCTACCCAGGCTTCATGCCAACACCATCTGTGATCCCGGCTCGGACGCTGGTGCAGTCGCATATGTCGATGCAGTCAGAGGTAGACAGTGGAGACAAAGCCTTGTCACAGCAGCCTGAGGGCATGTACATTGAGAGCCCCTTCTACATGGCTACTGGAAGGTCTTCCCAGGTGGCCTACGCGGCTCAACAGCAGGCCACCACCAACAGGCCACCACAGGGCTTCCCCAGTGTCAAGCAGCCGGTCATCAGCATCACCTCCCAGCAGGGGCCGAGGATCATAGCTCCGCCTTCGTTTGATGGCACCACCATGAGCTTCGTGGTGGAACACAGATGA